In Janibacter sp. CX7, a single genomic region encodes these proteins:
- a CDS encoding triacylglycerol lipase yields MKPTLRRAAAAAGAALLTSLTMGVGTAGAAEQEEPVTGPYQLNFSGSLLYSLAHPDAQPQGVNDWGCVPREGENPVVLVHGTFANQYDSFARMAPELKWAGYCVYSFNYGTDGTDAAAQIPGVYGTTGLSGNGDELAAFAETVRSRTGFSKVDMVGWSQGGTIITDVLKKHGGGGVDDVVTLAGSHHGTTLSGLGTIAEAVGATDLTREGLGQAAVDQMQGSEYITALTADGDTVPGVDYTVIGTKYDEVVTPYRSTFLTAGPGATVRNITVQDGCAIDLSDHLSITHSPRVIDITKRALKADGSGTIRCLPNAPVL; encoded by the coding sequence ATGAAGCCGACCCTCCGACGAGCCGCAGCCGCCGCGGGCGCCGCCCTGCTGACCAGCCTGACGATGGGGGTGGGTACGGCAGGCGCAGCCGAGCAGGAGGAGCCGGTCACCGGCCCCTACCAGCTGAACTTCAGCGGCTCGCTCCTCTACTCGCTCGCGCACCCCGACGCCCAGCCGCAGGGTGTCAACGACTGGGGGTGCGTTCCGCGAGAGGGTGAGAACCCGGTGGTCCTCGTCCACGGCACCTTCGCCAACCAGTACGACTCCTTCGCGCGGATGGCGCCCGAGCTGAAGTGGGCCGGCTACTGCGTCTACTCCTTCAACTACGGCACGGACGGTACGGACGCCGCAGCCCAGATCCCCGGCGTCTACGGCACGACCGGGCTCTCGGGCAACGGGGACGAGCTGGCCGCCTTCGCCGAGACCGTGCGCTCCCGCACCGGCTTCTCGAAGGTCGACATGGTCGGGTGGTCGCAGGGCGGGACGATCATCACCGACGTGCTCAAGAAGCACGGTGGCGGAGGGGTCGACGACGTCGTCACCCTGGCCGGCAGCCACCACGGCACGACCCTGTCGGGTCTGGGGACGATCGCCGAGGCCGTCGGGGCGACGGACCTCACCCGAGAGGGCCTGGGGCAGGCCGCCGTCGACCAGATGCAGGGGTCGGAGTACATCACCGCCCTCACCGCCGACGGCGACACCGTTCCCGGGGTCGACTACACCGTCATCGGGACGAAGTACGACGAGGTGGTCACCCCCTACCGCAGCACCTTCCTCACCGCCGGTCCGGGAGCCACGGTCCGCAACATCACCGTCCAGGACGGGTGCGCGATCGACCTGAGCGACCACCTGTCGATCACCCACAGCCCCCGGGTCATCGACATCACCAAGCGCGCGCTCAAGGCCGACGGGTCCGGGACGATCCGCTGCCTGCCCAACGCCCCGGTCCTGTGA
- a CDS encoding NUDIX hydrolase, with the protein MTHPAHASGPQRRLPAVEERSAGGVVVDVHEGEARIAVIARRNRAGRLEWCLPKGHIEGEETLVETAAREVAEETGIEARVLVELGTIDYWFATPDRRIHKFVHHYLLEAIGGYLTIDNDPDHEAVDVAWLPLREAHRHLTFPNERRIAREAWQRLAGDA; encoded by the coding sequence ATGACCCACCCCGCCCACGCCTCCGGACCGCAGCGCCGTCTGCCCGCGGTCGAGGAGCGGAGCGCCGGTGGGGTCGTCGTCGACGTGCACGAAGGGGAGGCCCGGATCGCGGTCATCGCCCGCCGCAACCGCGCCGGCCGCCTCGAGTGGTGCCTGCCCAAGGGCCACATCGAGGGCGAGGAGACGCTCGTCGAGACCGCCGCCCGCGAGGTCGCCGAGGAGACCGGCATCGAGGCCCGGGTCCTCGTCGAGCTCGGGACCATCGACTACTGGTTCGCCACCCCCGACCGGCGGATCCACAAGTTCGTCCACCACTACCTGCTCGAGGCCATCGGCGGCTACCTGACGATCGACAACGACCCCGACCACGAGGCCGTCGACGTCGCCTGGCTGCCGCTGCGCGAGGCGCACCGGCACCTGACCTTCCCCAACGAACGCCGCATCGCGAGGGAGGCGTGGCAGCGACTCGCCGGCGACGCCTGA
- a CDS encoding DUF6049 family protein — MAATRRRRLSAAVASLLLALLVVLPVAVGPTTAAATPFAPEDPGDSRVTITSITPVVEGDGVATVRGTVANTGSTTLSGPRVAVVPQEAGTGRSDIADWTKGDAPVSGTALAATTLDDVAAGGSASFTLEVDGNDLLPQSSAGAAWVSVQTDATAVHTFVGVQRTKEYEPLQILWGMPLLLPDDRRLWGTSREARSSAWQEAVGSDSRIAALTSEEPADDEFWVLDPSLLDVPADGEDIATAERETRTRAAESLREQLVGSRTLVLPDADADVAAGAESKDAARLVKARVADGTRVAQELGARSDVLWPADGLATGERAEALHELRPTGVEPTLLVPSTSLVPEGFTATGGDRTTAGSPVVVSDGPIADLVEGLSSADDVTLARQQLVAETAAVLGERPGTPRTIVVVPDRTSTPSVEAYEQLRASTDRIPWLEGGDLASVLDDAAAAEPARTARTPGQIDDVTAGAATPSAVLSQDRSRRIVRDSRSMATFAAVRRDGTAWRSRMQASLQQLTSTRWREDRYGFVRLHDDVEQAVTLDADDLVVSSGDVNFFADSGRLQISITNNTDVQLEDLRVHVTPGNHSLRVDGDPDPVTIGPGGQQTVTVQATALAAGQVPVNVAVTTPGGHAVAEPATLHVKVRPTGDSIYWVIGGAAVLLLAAGTWRTVRGGRRARAAAPEGSSSEGQPESSSPEGDTDH, encoded by the coding sequence GTGGCAGCGACTCGCCGGCGACGCCTGAGCGCCGCGGTCGCGAGCCTGCTGCTCGCGCTGCTCGTCGTGCTCCCCGTCGCCGTTGGTCCCACCACTGCCGCCGCCACCCCCTTCGCACCGGAGGACCCCGGTGACTCGCGGGTCACGATCACGTCGATCACCCCCGTCGTCGAGGGCGACGGTGTCGCCACGGTGCGCGGCACGGTGGCCAACACCGGCTCCACGACCCTCTCCGGCCCCCGGGTGGCCGTGGTCCCGCAGGAGGCGGGCACCGGCCGGTCCGACATCGCCGACTGGACGAAGGGGGATGCCCCCGTCTCCGGGACCGCACTGGCCGCGACGACGCTCGACGACGTCGCCGCCGGCGGCTCGGCGAGCTTCACGCTCGAGGTCGACGGCAACGACCTGCTGCCGCAGTCCTCCGCCGGCGCCGCGTGGGTGAGCGTGCAGACCGACGCGACGGCGGTGCACACCTTCGTCGGCGTGCAGCGGACCAAGGAGTACGAGCCGCTGCAGATCCTCTGGGGCATGCCGCTGCTGCTCCCCGACGACCGCCGGCTGTGGGGCACGAGCCGCGAGGCCCGCAGCAGCGCGTGGCAGGAGGCCGTCGGGAGCGACTCCCGGATCGCCGCCCTCACCTCCGAGGAACCCGCGGACGACGAGTTCTGGGTGCTCGACCCCTCCCTGCTCGATGTCCCCGCCGACGGCGAGGACATCGCCACCGCCGAGCGGGAGACGCGCACCCGGGCCGCCGAGTCCCTGCGAGAGCAGCTCGTCGGCTCCCGCACCCTCGTCCTGCCGGACGCCGATGCCGACGTCGCGGCGGGCGCCGAGTCGAAGGACGCCGCCCGACTGGTGAAGGCCCGGGTCGCCGACGGCACCCGGGTCGCCCAGGAGCTCGGGGCGCGCAGCGACGTGCTGTGGCCCGCCGACGGGCTGGCGACCGGCGAGCGCGCCGAGGCCCTCCACGAGCTGCGACCGACGGGGGTCGAGCCCACCCTGCTCGTCCCCAGCACGAGCCTGGTCCCCGAGGGATTCACCGCCACCGGCGGAGACCGGACCACGGCCGGGAGCCCCGTCGTCGTCAGCGACGGCCCGATCGCCGACCTCGTCGAGGGCCTGTCGAGCGCCGACGACGTCACCCTGGCCCGTCAGCAGCTCGTCGCCGAGACCGCGGCCGTGCTCGGCGAGCGCCCGGGCACCCCCCGCACGATCGTCGTCGTCCCCGACCGCACGAGCACGCCCTCCGTCGAGGCCTACGAGCAGCTGCGCGCGTCGACCGACCGCATCCCCTGGCTCGAGGGCGGCGACCTCGCGTCGGTGCTCGACGACGCCGCCGCGGCCGAGCCGGCCCGCACCGCGCGGACCCCGGGCCAGATCGACGACGTGACCGCCGGCGCTGCGACTCCTTCGGCGGTCCTGTCGCAGGACCGCTCGCGCCGCATCGTCCGCGACTCCCGGTCGATGGCGACCTTCGCCGCCGTCCGTCGCGACGGGACCGCGTGGCGCTCGCGGATGCAGGCCTCCCTGCAGCAGCTGACGTCGACCCGGTGGCGCGAGGACCGCTACGGCTTCGTGCGCCTGCACGACGACGTCGAGCAGGCCGTCACGCTCGACGCCGACGACCTCGTCGTCTCCTCGGGCGACGTCAACTTCTTCGCCGACAGCGGGCGGCTGCAGATCAGCATCACCAACAACACCGACGTCCAGCTCGAGGACCTGCGGGTGCACGTCACCCCCGGCAACCACTCGCTGCGCGTCGACGGCGACCCCGACCCGGTGACGATCGGCCCGGGCGGCCAGCAGACGGTCACGGTGCAGGCCACGGCGCTCGCGGCCGGCCAGGTGCCCGTCAACGTCGCCGTGACGACCCCGGGCGGCCACGCCGTCGCCGAGCCCGCGACCCTGCACGTCAAGGTGCGGCCGACCGGCGACTCGATCTACTGGGTCATCGGTGGCGCGGCCGTGCTCCTCCTCGCGGCAGGCACGTGGCGTACCGTGCGGGGCGGTCGTCGCGCACGCGCGGCCGCACCCGAGGGCAGCTCGTCCGAGGGTCAGCCCGAGAGCAGCTCGCCCGAGGGCGACACAGACCACTGA
- the murJ gene encoding murein biosynthesis integral membrane protein MurJ, with product MSEAATPQEDLGEPAAGRSAPDIGRSSAIMASGTLFSRVLGFARNSLTAYVVGLTVIAADAWNAANTLPNIFHLLIAGGVLNAVIVPQITRAMRDHDGGQTYINRLLTLSTAALAVITLLLTLAAPLLVSLIVSSSWPPEARTLATAFAVLCLPQVFFYGLYTLLGQILTAHHRFGAFMWSPALANVVAIGGLLWFVITDQPRQGEVGEWTPTMVAVLGGTATLSIALQALALVPALRGTGLRFRPVWGLRGSGLGSASRMAMWAFAAVAVGQAAYLVNSRVLTGALHAAEARGVEGAGLTAYANAFLLFMLPHGIITVSLVTALFTRISHAAHDDDTRAVTADLRRGLTLPATILMPGTLAILLVAPYLLAAVLPGTPRDQVDASVGVLAAMMLGLVPYGWFFLVQRAYYAYEDGRTPFVLQLVVTGVALTFTLVGSLGVPEHAATWVGLGQTVSNLVAAVLGLWLLRGRLGSLGLSRVVRQFVRLGLATAVGGLVGWGLLRALLLVVDGQTWFGSVVVTAAVGLVVLGVALALAARLRVEEVSELLGPLTRRLRRG from the coding sequence ATGAGCGAGGCCGCCACCCCGCAGGAGGACCTCGGCGAACCGGCCGCGGGTCGGAGCGCACCGGACATCGGCCGGTCGAGCGCCATCATGGCGTCCGGCACCCTCTTCTCCCGGGTCCTCGGCTTCGCCCGCAACAGCCTGACGGCCTATGTCGTCGGCCTGACGGTCATCGCCGCCGACGCGTGGAATGCCGCCAACACGCTGCCCAACATCTTCCACCTGCTCATCGCGGGTGGCGTGCTCAACGCCGTGATCGTCCCGCAGATCACCCGCGCCATGCGCGACCACGACGGCGGGCAGACCTACATCAACCGGCTGCTCACCCTGTCGACCGCCGCCCTCGCGGTCATCACCCTGCTGCTGACGCTCGCGGCGCCGCTGCTCGTCTCGCTCATCGTCTCGAGCAGCTGGCCGCCGGAGGCCCGCACGCTCGCGACCGCCTTCGCCGTCCTGTGCCTGCCGCAGGTCTTCTTCTACGGGCTCTACACCCTCCTCGGGCAGATCCTGACGGCCCACCACCGCTTCGGGGCCTTCATGTGGTCACCGGCGCTGGCCAACGTCGTCGCGATCGGCGGCCTGCTGTGGTTCGTCATCACGGACCAGCCACGACAGGGTGAGGTCGGTGAGTGGACCCCGACGATGGTCGCCGTCCTCGGCGGCACGGCGACCCTCTCGATCGCCCTGCAGGCCCTCGCCCTCGTCCCGGCCCTGCGCGGGACCGGTCTGCGCTTCCGCCCCGTGTGGGGCCTGCGGGGCAGCGGGCTCGGCAGCGCCTCGCGCATGGCGATGTGGGCCTTCGCCGCCGTCGCCGTCGGCCAGGCCGCCTACCTCGTCAACTCTCGCGTCCTCACCGGCGCCCTGCACGCCGCCGAGGCCCGCGGGGTCGAGGGCGCCGGCCTGACGGCCTATGCCAACGCCTTCCTGCTCTTCATGCTCCCGCACGGCATCATCACCGTCTCGCTCGTCACCGCCCTCTTCACGCGCATCTCGCACGCGGCCCACGACGACGACACCCGGGCCGTGACCGCCGACCTGCGGCGCGGACTCACCCTGCCCGCGACCATCCTCATGCCGGGCACGCTCGCGATCCTGCTCGTCGCGCCCTACCTGCTCGCCGCGGTGCTCCCGGGCACCCCGCGCGACCAGGTCGACGCCTCCGTTGGCGTACTCGCCGCGATGATGCTCGGGCTCGTGCCCTACGGCTGGTTCTTCCTCGTGCAGCGCGCCTACTACGCCTACGAGGACGGGCGCACCCCCTTCGTCCTGCAGCTCGTCGTCACGGGCGTCGCGCTCACCTTCACCCTCGTCGGGTCCCTCGGCGTGCCGGAGCACGCCGCGACCTGGGTCGGACTCGGCCAGACCGTGTCCAACCTCGTCGCCGCCGTCCTCGGCCTGTGGCTGCTCCGCGGCCGACTCGGCTCGCTCGGCCTCTCCCGCGTCGTGCGCCAGTTCGTCCGGCTCGGGCTGGCGACCGCCGTCGGCGGCCTCGTCGGCTGGGGCCTGCTGCGCGCCCTGCTGCTCGTCGTCGACGGGCAGACCTGGTTCGGCTCGGTCGTCGTCACGGCCGCCGTCGGGCTCGTCGTTCTCGGCGTCGCCCTGGCCCTCGCAGCGCGGCTGCGGGTCGAAGAGGTCTCCGAGCTGCTCGGCCCCCTGACCCGTCGCCTGCGCCGTGGCTGA
- the sigM gene encoding RNA polymerase sigma factor SigM, which translates to MSDSPFAEIDDRMLMRMHVEGDAEAFGEIYRRHRDRMWAVAVGVCGDRELAAEAVQDAFVSAFRRAGSYRGDAAVTTWLHRIVVNACIDLTRRVRPTSELTDEVVAAAPPAPDATGRVDTRLAVHEAMRRLPDEQRVALVLVDMHGVPVAEAAQVLDIPTGTVKSRCSRGREALGKALAAAGIDARGTSDAAASSDTTGHQADEGR; encoded by the coding sequence GTGAGCGACTCCCCCTTCGCCGAGATCGACGACCGGATGCTCATGCGCATGCACGTCGAGGGCGACGCCGAGGCCTTCGGCGAGATCTACCGCCGCCACCGCGACCGCATGTGGGCCGTGGCCGTCGGGGTCTGCGGTGACCGCGAGCTCGCGGCCGAGGCGGTGCAGGATGCCTTCGTCTCCGCCTTCCGCCGGGCCGGCTCCTACCGCGGCGACGCGGCTGTCACGACGTGGCTGCACCGCATCGTCGTCAACGCCTGCATCGACCTGACCCGACGCGTGCGCCCCACGAGCGAGCTCACCGACGAGGTCGTCGCGGCCGCGCCCCCTGCGCCCGACGCCACGGGCCGGGTCGACACCCGCCTGGCCGTCCACGAGGCGATGCGCCGCCTGCCCGACGAGCAACGCGTCGCGCTGGTGCTCGTCGACATGCACGGCGTCCCGGTCGCCGAGGCGGCGCAGGTCCTCGACATCCCCACGGGCACCGTGAAGTCGCGCTGCTCGCGCGGCCGTGAGGCCCTCGGCAAGGCGCTTGCCGCAGCCGGGATCGACGCGCGGGGAACCTCCGACGCCGCTGCCTCGTCAGACACAACAGGCCACCAGGCAGACGAAGGGAGGTGA
- the trxB gene encoding thioredoxin-disulfide reductase produces the protein MADASTDIRNVIIIGSGPAGYTAAVYAARANLEPLIFEGSVTAGGALMNTTDVENFPGFTEGIMGPDLMLNMRAQAERFGAEIVTDDVTAVELEGPVKVVTDGEGNTHRAHAVILAMGSAYRELGLPDEKRLSGHGVSWCATCDGFFFREQDIVVVGGGDSAVEEATFLTKFARSVTIVHRRDELRASKIMADRAHANDKIRFAWNSEVAQIHGDDKVTGLTLRDTVTGETREIEATGLFVAIGHDPRNELVQGVVDLDDEGYVLTEGRSSRTNLDGVFAAGDLVDHTYRQAITAAGSGCAAALDAERWLAAREEAGAPAQDQALTAQDNPVVGTVGAR, from the coding sequence GTGGCCGACGCCAGCACCGACATCCGCAATGTGATCATCATCGGTTCCGGCCCCGCTGGATACACCGCCGCCGTCTACGCCGCCCGGGCCAACCTCGAGCCGCTGATCTTCGAGGGCTCGGTCACCGCCGGCGGCGCGCTCATGAACACCACGGACGTGGAGAACTTCCCGGGCTTCACCGAGGGCATCATGGGGCCCGACCTCATGCTCAACATGCGCGCCCAGGCCGAGCGCTTCGGTGCCGAGATCGTCACCGACGACGTCACCGCCGTCGAGCTCGAGGGCCCGGTCAAGGTCGTCACCGACGGCGAGGGCAACACCCACCGCGCGCACGCCGTGATCCTCGCCATGGGCTCGGCCTACCGCGAGCTCGGCCTGCCCGACGAGAAGCGTCTGTCCGGTCACGGCGTCAGCTGGTGCGCGACCTGCGACGGGTTCTTCTTCCGTGAGCAGGACATCGTCGTCGTCGGCGGCGGCGACTCCGCCGTCGAGGAGGCGACCTTCCTGACGAAGTTCGCCCGCTCGGTGACGATCGTCCACCGGCGCGACGAGCTGCGGGCCAGCAAGATCATGGCCGATCGGGCCCACGCCAACGACAAGATCCGCTTCGCGTGGAACTCCGAGGTCGCCCAGATCCACGGCGACGACAAGGTCACCGGGCTGACCCTGCGCGACACGGTGACCGGCGAGACGCGCGAGATCGAGGCCACGGGGCTCTTCGTCGCGATCGGTCACGACCCGCGCAACGAGCTCGTCCAGGGCGTCGTCGACCTCGACGACGAGGGCTACGTGCTGACGGAGGGCCGTTCCTCCCGCACCAACCTCGACGGCGTCTTCGCCGCGGGCGACCTCGTCGACCACACGTACCGTCAGGCGATCACCGCCGCCGGGTCCGGCTGCGCGGCCGCACTCGACGCCGAGCGCTGGCTGGCTGCCCGCGAGGAGGCCGGCGCGCCGGCGCAGGACCAGGCGCTCACCGCGCAGGACAACCCCGTCGTCGGCACCGTCGGCGCCCGCTGA